The Desmonostoc muscorum LEGE 12446 genome includes a region encoding these proteins:
- a CDS encoding M16 family metallopeptidase has protein sequence MTSTLNKFPRLNAPNLHKLPNGLTIIAEQMPVDAVNLSLWIKVGSAVESDAINGMAHFLEHMIFKGTEQLASGEFERRIEERGAVTNAATSQDYTHYYITTAPKDFAELAPLQIDVVSNASIPDDAFERERLVVLEEIKRSEDNPRRRTYRRAMETAFDRLPYRRAVLGPEEVIAGLKSQQMRDFHATWYQPQSITAVAVGNLPVEELVATVSESFMQVYRRDESRLYKQTGLIASLPIESPFTEIVRREFIDETLQQARLVMLWRVPGMIHLEQTYGLDVLAAILGQGRTSRLVQDLREERKLVTSISVSNISHELQGTFYISAKCAVEDLAEVENAIAQHIKSLHTELVRESEIARVRRRVANRFIFGNETPSDRAGLYGYYQSLVGDLEPAFNYPASIENQDATDLMQAAKEYLSFDAYGVVILKP, from the coding sequence ATGACTTCAACTCTAAACAAATTTCCTCGCCTAAATGCTCCAAACTTGCATAAGTTACCTAATGGCTTGACAATCATAGCCGAGCAGATGCCAGTTGATGCGGTGAACCTCAGCTTATGGATAAAAGTTGGCTCAGCTGTAGAATCTGATGCGATTAACGGCATGGCTCACTTTTTAGAGCATATGATTTTTAAAGGAACAGAACAACTGGCTAGCGGTGAGTTTGAACGTCGAATTGAAGAACGGGGTGCTGTGACTAATGCCGCTACTAGCCAAGACTATACTCATTACTATATAACTACTGCGCCTAAAGATTTCGCCGAGCTTGCGCCTTTACAAATAGATGTAGTATCTAATGCCAGTATTCCTGATGATGCCTTTGAACGCGAACGATTAGTAGTTTTGGAAGAAATTAAACGTTCAGAAGATAATCCCCGCCGCCGCACTTATAGGCGGGCGATGGAAACAGCGTTTGATCGGTTACCTTATCGCCGTGCGGTGTTGGGGCCAGAAGAAGTAATTGCTGGACTTAAATCCCAGCAAATGCGGGATTTCCACGCTACTTGGTATCAACCCCAGTCAATTACTGCTGTAGCTGTGGGTAATTTGCCCGTAGAAGAATTAGTTGCGACTGTTAGCGAATCTTTTATGCAAGTTTATAGACGCGATGAATCGCGTCTCTACAAACAGACGGGATTAATTGCGTCTTTACCGATTGAATCACCATTTACAGAAATAGTCCGTCGGGAATTTATTGATGAAACTCTGCAACAAGCTAGATTAGTGATGCTGTGGCGGGTTCCAGGAATGATTCACCTCGAACAAACTTATGGACTGGATGTTTTAGCAGCAATTTTGGGACAGGGACGAACATCAAGACTAGTGCAAGATTTACGAGAAGAACGGAAATTAGTTACTTCAATTTCAGTCAGCAACATTAGCCATGAGTTGCAAGGTACATTTTATATTTCAGCTAAATGTGCAGTGGAAGATTTAGCAGAAGTAGAAAATGCGATCGCCCAACACATCAAGAGTCTACATACAGAGTTGGTGAGAGAATCAGAAATTGCGCGTGTGCGGCGGCGAGTAGCCAACAGATTTATCTTTGGTAATGAAACACCAAGCGATCGCGCCGGCTTATATGGCTATTATCAATCTTTGGTGGGAGATTTGGAACCTGCATTTAACTACCCAGCTAGCATTGAAAACCAAGATGCTACTGACTTAATGCAAGCAGCCAAAGAGTATCTTTCTTTTGATGCTTATGGTGTAGTTATATTAAAGCCGTAA
- a CDS encoding ABC transporter permease, whose amino-acid sequence MNISPHIKKPRVTWQAVFSLLIFVFMYLPILVLGFYSFNQSPYSATWQGFTLDWYGKLFSDDRILSALQNSLIVAGCAVGISAVLGTLMAVGLARYQFPGKNLYRGVAYLPLIIPDIAIAVATLVCLAAFAIPLSLWTIVAAHVVFCLAYVGLVVSSRLTNLDPHLEEAALDLGATPTQAFIKVLLPQLMPGIIAGCLLAFVLSLDDFLIASFTAGSGSNTLPMEIFSRIRTGVKPDINALSVMLISVSAIVAFVAELLRLSGEKES is encoded by the coding sequence GTGAATATTTCTCCACATATCAAAAAACCGCGTGTCACATGGCAGGCGGTTTTCTCACTACTGATATTTGTGTTTATGTACCTGCCTATACTGGTACTTGGCTTTTATAGCTTTAATCAGTCGCCTTACAGTGCAACTTGGCAAGGATTTACCTTGGATTGGTATGGCAAGTTGTTCAGCGACGATCGCATTTTATCAGCTTTGCAAAATAGTTTGATCGTTGCTGGTTGTGCAGTAGGGATTTCAGCAGTGCTAGGAACCTTAATGGCGGTTGGTTTGGCGCGTTACCAATTTCCTGGAAAGAATTTGTATCGTGGTGTTGCTTACCTACCATTGATTATTCCCGATATTGCGATCGCAGTGGCTACCTTAGTATGTTTAGCCGCGTTTGCAATACCTTTGAGTTTGTGGACAATAGTTGCAGCACACGTGGTGTTTTGTCTCGCCTACGTGGGACTTGTGGTTTCTTCCAGACTGACAAATTTAGATCCTCACTTAGAAGAAGCAGCATTAGATTTAGGCGCGACACCAACCCAAGCATTTATCAAAGTATTATTACCTCAATTAATGCCTGGTATTATTGCTGGTTGTTTGTTAGCTTTTGTCCTGAGTTTGGATGATTTTTTGATTGCCAGTTTTACTGCCGGTAGCGGTTCTAATACCCTGCCAATGGAAATTTTTAGTCGGATTAGAACAGGAGTCAAGCCTGATATTAACGCTTTGAGTGTGATGTTGATTTCCGTATCAGCGATCGTTGCTTTTGTAGCTGAATTACTTCGCCTTTCCGGAGAAAAAGAAAGCTGA
- the crtD gene encoding C-3',4' desaturase CrtD, which yields MSKVQNVWRDQKKWQEERQRQFPGSEPFWQLMATLFNASWEFQGRDPVLPPRNLWDFWQLTQAVRPSTLITVPFTLLTVGDALRLCGVGNDQRLRTFLDLQLKLYSQVNAEETALLYAATALSVSQLPQGLFHLQGSMQVLSDRLVESLERDGGKLLMRHTVEQIKVENGKATAVKIRNQKTGEVWTEAADHVVSNVTVQNLVQLLGEKAPSGYQNRVEKLPQASGAFVVYLGVDASAIPLDCPPHLQFLYDANGPIGENNSLFVSVSHPGDGRAPEGKATIIASSFVDPTPWWQTQDYPGLKQKYTQQAIARLAQYFYLKPETIIHVEAATPRSFAHYTGRDRGIVGGIGQRISTFGPFGFANRTPIEHLWLVGDSTHPGEGTAGVSYSALTVVRQIIFC from the coding sequence TTGTCCAAAGTCCAAAACGTTTGGCGCGACCAAAAGAAATGGCAAGAGGAACGACAAAGGCAGTTTCCTGGTAGTGAACCATTCTGGCAATTAATGGCAACTTTATTTAATGCTAGCTGGGAATTTCAAGGACGCGACCCAGTGCTACCACCGCGTAATTTATGGGATTTCTGGCAGTTAACCCAAGCAGTACGTCCCAGTACATTAATTACTGTACCCTTCACTTTGTTGACGGTGGGAGATGCTTTGCGGTTATGTGGAGTGGGAAACGACCAACGACTGAGAACATTTTTAGATTTGCAACTGAAGTTGTATTCCCAAGTGAATGCAGAAGAAACAGCATTACTTTACGCCGCCACAGCCTTGAGTGTATCGCAACTACCCCAAGGATTATTTCATCTCCAAGGTAGTATGCAAGTATTAAGCGATCGCCTGGTAGAATCCTTAGAAAGAGATGGCGGCAAATTATTGATGCGCCACACCGTAGAACAAATCAAAGTAGAAAACGGCAAAGCCACCGCCGTCAAGATTAGAAATCAGAAAACTGGCGAAGTGTGGACAGAAGCAGCCGACCATGTAGTTAGCAACGTCACCGTACAAAACTTGGTGCAGTTGTTAGGAGAAAAAGCGCCGTCTGGTTATCAAAACAGAGTGGAAAAACTGCCCCAAGCATCCGGCGCCTTTGTGGTTTATTTGGGTGTAGACGCCAGCGCTATTCCCTTGGATTGTCCACCCCATCTACAATTTTTGTATGATGCCAATGGCCCCATTGGCGAGAATAATTCCTTATTTGTTTCCGTCAGTCATCCTGGAGATGGTCGCGCCCCAGAAGGTAAAGCCACAATTATCGCTTCCTCATTTGTCGATCCTACACCGTGGTGGCAAACTCAAGATTATCCAGGATTAAAACAAAAGTATACCCAACAAGCGATCGCTCGTCTTGCCCAATACTTTTATCTCAAACCAGAAACTATCATCCACGTAGAAGCCGCAACACCCCGCAGCTTTGCTCACTATACAGGCCGCGATCGTGGTATAGTCGGCGGTATCGGTCAAAGAATTTCCACTTTTGGCCCCTTTGGATTTGCCAATCGTACACCAATCGAACATTTGTGGTTAGTTGGTGACTCCACCCATCCCGGCGAAGGTACCGCAGGGGTGAGTTATTCGGCGCTTACAGTAGTCAGGCAAATTATTTTCTGCTAA
- a CDS encoding fructosamine kinase family protein, whose protein sequence is MWTQIDAHISQITGEKFQSQQRRSVGGGCINQGYAVSNGEITYFVKINQASQVAMFEAEALGLEEMLVTASIRVPKPLCCGVADNSSYIVLEWLEMGSGNTKSWEEMGRQLAAMHKASSNQGFGWKINNTIGSTPQINTWTADWVEFYVKHRLGYQFQLARRRGGNFPQQDKLLAAIPELLANHQVQPALVHGDLWGGNAGCTVSGEPVIFDPATYFGDREVDIAMTELFGGFPAAFYKGYNEVFPLDAGYEQRKTLYNLYHILNHFNLFGGGYASQANRMIDQIWR, encoded by the coding sequence ATGTGGACTCAAATCGACGCGCATATTAGCCAAATAACTGGTGAAAAATTTCAAAGTCAGCAACGGCGATCGGTTGGTGGCGGATGCATCAACCAAGGTTATGCTGTCTCTAATGGTGAAATAACCTACTTCGTCAAGATCAACCAAGCCTCCCAAGTTGCAATGTTTGAGGCTGAGGCGCTGGGTTTAGAGGAAATGCTAGTAACAGCTAGTATTCGCGTTCCCAAACCTCTTTGCTGCGGTGTGGCTGATAATTCTAGTTACATCGTCCTTGAATGGTTGGAAATGGGAAGCGGTAACACCAAATCATGGGAAGAGATGGGACGCCAGCTAGCGGCGATGCATAAAGCTAGCAGTAATCAAGGTTTTGGTTGGAAAATTAACAATACTATTGGTTCCACACCCCAAATCAATACTTGGACAGCAGACTGGGTAGAATTCTATGTGAAACATCGCCTGGGTTATCAATTTCAATTAGCAAGGCGACGCGGTGGTAATTTCCCTCAACAGGATAAGTTACTAGCGGCGATTCCGGAATTGTTGGCAAATCATCAAGTGCAACCTGCTTTGGTGCATGGCGATTTGTGGGGTGGAAATGCTGGGTGTACTGTGTCGGGAGAACCGGTGATATTCGATCCAGCAACTTATTTTGGCGATCGCGAAGTTGATATTGCCATGACAGAATTGTTTGGTGGCTTCCCAGCAGCCTTTTACAAAGGTTATAACGAAGTCTTTCCTTTAGATGCCGGCTATGAGCAGAGAAAAACACTTTATAACCTGTATCATATTTTGAATCACTTCAATTTATTTGGCGGTGGTTATGCTTCCCAAGCCAACCGGATGATTGACCAGATTTGGCGATGA
- a CDS encoding bifunctional serine/threonine-protein kinase/formylglycine-generating enzyme family protein, which translates to MQICQNPNCSNPFNSDSNRFCVSCGQRNFGKLLRNRYRVLRLLGEGGFSRTYATEDADRLNAPCVIKQFFPQFQGTGQRTKAAEFFKEEAFRLYELGENHTQIPRLLAYFEQGTSLYLVQEFIQGKTLLQEVQQQIYGEEQIWQLLADLLPVLQFIHTSNIIHRDIKPENIIRRTTDGKPVLIDFGGAKQVTQTSLGRQATVIYTLGYAPTEQMAGFACHASDLYALGVTCVRLLTQCLPSQDISGQIKDPIYDAMNAKWLWRERLQKNGITISDELGKILDKLLKHLPSERYQTAAEVIKDLEFTKLNLEPVALKMVSIPQPVLPPPKVIVPLPPLETFEFEVVTVDTAGREVSRLSRSANFFAEDLGKSVTLEMVSIPDGTYMMGSPEFEGDADERPQHKVTVEPFFMGKFLVTQAQWRVVAALPKVNQTLNPNPSKFKGLDRPVENVSWHEAVEFCLRLSEKTGRDYRLPSEAEWEYACRAGTTTSFHFGETITTDLVCCADEPKSKFRKETTNVGSFEVANAFGLYDMHGLVWEWCADPWHNNYNNAPSDATVWEAGGDMHRRVLRGGSWSFSAELCRSASRSWNESDGGLRICGFRVVFSVEETSSNSNLFLGNPLERKTKELGLANQREQ; encoded by the coding sequence ATGCAAATCTGCCAAAATCCCAATTGCTCAAATCCATTCAACTCTGATAGCAATAGATTTTGCGTCAGTTGCGGACAAAGAAACTTTGGCAAACTTCTCAGAAACCGTTACCGCGTATTGAGACTCTTAGGTGAAGGTGGGTTTAGCAGAACTTATGCTACAGAAGATGCAGATAGACTAAATGCACCTTGCGTCATCAAGCAATTTTTCCCCCAATTTCAGGGAACAGGACAACGCACCAAAGCAGCCGAATTTTTCAAAGAAGAGGCTTTTCGGTTGTATGAACTTGGAGAAAATCATACCCAAATTCCCAGATTACTTGCTTATTTTGAACAAGGTACTAGCTTGTATCTCGTGCAAGAATTTATTCAAGGCAAAACTCTTTTACAAGAAGTTCAGCAACAAATCTATGGCGAAGAACAAATTTGGCAACTTTTAGCTGACTTATTGCCAGTTCTGCAATTCATTCATACTAGTAACATTATTCATCGGGATATTAAACCAGAAAATATTATCCGCCGTACAACTGATGGAAAACCCGTATTAATTGATTTTGGTGGTGCTAAACAAGTAACACAAACGAGTTTAGGAAGACAAGCTACAGTAATTTATACACTTGGTTATGCGCCGACTGAACAAATGGCTGGTTTTGCTTGTCACGCCAGCGATTTATATGCCTTGGGTGTAACTTGCGTGCGTCTTTTAACTCAATGTTTGCCTTCACAAGATATTTCTGGACAGATTAAAGATCCTATTTATGATGCCATGAATGCTAAGTGGTTGTGGCGCGAAAGGTTACAAAAAAATGGGATTACTATCAGCGACGAATTAGGAAAAATTTTAGATAAATTACTCAAACATTTACCGAGTGAAAGGTATCAAACAGCAGCAGAAGTTATCAAGGATTTGGAGTTTACAAAATTAAACCTTGAACCTGTTGCGCTAAAAATGGTTTCCATTCCCCAACCCGTATTACCGCCGCCAAAGGTAATAGTCCCATTACCGCCCTTAGAAACTTTTGAATTTGAGGTAGTGACAGTAGACACAGCAGGTAGAGAAGTTAGCCGCCTCAGTCGCAGTGCAAACTTCTTTGCTGAAGACTTGGGTAAGTCTGTCACCTTGGAAATGGTATCAATTCCTGATGGTACATATATGATGGGTTCACCGGAGTTTGAAGGAGACGCTGACGAACGTCCTCAACACAAAGTTACGGTAGAACCATTTTTTATGGGAAAATTTCTTGTAACTCAAGCACAGTGGAGAGTAGTAGCAGCTTTACCCAAAGTCAACCAAACCCTAAATCCTAATCCATCGAAATTTAAAGGTTTAGATAGACCAGTAGAAAATGTATCTTGGCATGAAGCTGTAGAATTTTGTCTCAGGCTATCAGAAAAAACTGGACGCGACTATCGTTTACCGAGTGAAGCTGAATGGGAATATGCTTGTCGTGCTGGAACTACGACATCCTTTCACTTTGGCGAAACCATTACCACTGATTTAGTTTGCTGTGCTGACGAACCAAAAAGCAAATTCCGCAAAGAAACAACCAATGTAGGCAGTTTTGAAGTAGCCAACGCCTTTGGATTGTACGATATGCACGGGCTAGTTTGGGAATGGTGCGCCGACCCGTGGCATAACAATTATAATAATGCACCTTCAGATGCAACAGTTTGGGAAGCCGGCGGTGATATGCATCGCCGAGTACTGCGGGGTGGTTCTTGGAGTTTCAGTGCAGAACTTTGTCGCAGCGCCAGCCGTAGTTGGAATGAGTCAGACGGTGGACTCAGGATTTGTGGTTTTCGAGTGGTATTTTCTGTAGAAGAAACATCAAGTAATAGTAATTTATTTCTTGGTAATCCCTTAGAACGGAAAACTAAAGAGTTAGGATTAGCGAATCAAAGGGAACAATAA
- a CDS encoding DUF5615 family PIN-like protein, with protein MNLKLDENIDIRVVSLLRLAGHDVATVPGQDLSSAPDEVVIDVCRCEARCLVTCDRGFGNRLRYNPSDYAGIVIIRLPSRPDFVFWQAAIETLIQGLETTEVAVKLWIIQAGKIQEYQPIEPDV; from the coding sequence GTGAACTTAAAGCTTGATGAAAATATCGATATTCGTGTTGTGAGTTTATTGCGTTTAGCAGGGCATGATGTGGCCACAGTACCAGGGCAAGATTTGAGTTCTGCACCTGATGAGGTAGTAATTGATGTTTGCCGCTGTGAGGCTAGATGCTTAGTCACTTGCGATCGCGGGTTTGGAAATCGTCTAAGATATAATCCTTCTGACTATGCAGGAATTGTCATCATTCGCTTACCCTCTCGTCCTGATTTTGTATTTTGGCAAGCAGCAATAGAGACTCTAATTCAAGGATTAGAAACAACAGAAGTCGCTGTAAAGTTGTGGATTATTCAAGCTGGAAAGATTCAAGAATACCAACCTATTGAACCAGATGTATAA
- a CDS encoding 2OG-Fe(II) oxygenase, producing MYKQQPNAFPSEYLNNLWGEIQACPYFAINNLNRDFVATKGFSLVFQRSGLASVEQQFPYFKPYLDLALQPNCNAFYLNPLQLKEGSRVDPHIDRSLRSYCKTIEPPIIVSVLYVRVPAGMEGGELVLRSHKRQLGQIKPQINTLLYFQGDLTHSVNAVKTPGDRLSLVCEQYSLSETELQEIPEFTIESRKTQSATKKRKYA from the coding sequence ATGTATAAACAACAACCCAACGCTTTCCCTAGCGAATACCTAAATAACTTATGGGGAGAAATCCAAGCTTGTCCTTATTTTGCTATCAACAACCTCAACCGCGATTTTGTTGCGACTAAAGGATTTTCGTTAGTATTTCAGCGTTCTGGATTAGCAAGCGTAGAACAGCAGTTTCCCTACTTCAAGCCATATCTCGATTTAGCTCTCCAGCCGAATTGTAATGCTTTTTACCTCAATCCTTTACAGTTAAAAGAAGGCTCTCGCGTCGATCCGCACATCGATCGCTCCTTACGTTCTTACTGCAAAACCATTGAACCGCCTATAATTGTGAGTGTGCTGTATGTGCGAGTACCTGCTGGTATGGAAGGCGGAGAATTGGTACTGCGATCGCACAAACGTCAACTTGGACAGATTAAGCCACAAATTAATACTTTACTATACTTTCAGGGAGATTTAACCCATTCTGTTAACGCAGTCAAAACTCCTGGCGATCGCCTCAGCTTGGTTTGCGAACAGTATAGTTTAAGTGAAACTGAACTCCAAGAAATTCCCGAATTTACTATAGAATCAAGAAAAACTCAGTCTGCAACTAAAAAGAGAAAGTATGCCTGA
- a CDS encoding PEP-CTERM sorting domain-containing protein, translating into MKLSKILQTSLVSSAVAVSLYVGEQSASAASFSAEYPSSNSTVIASLGEITPGEFGYFWSVQRGDSITETFSGTGLNSVDSLDLNFNISQNFLALDTSVLWDVLVNGIDIGDWSWSDADGIGNFSQSYIFPEIIGGGNYTISMNVLNEVPRGFGSIAIQTGTATFSTKAVPEPNYMLGLVLTLGMFGVTSSLKRKGYLN; encoded by the coding sequence ATGAAATTATCTAAAATCTTGCAAACTTCTCTTGTTAGTAGTGCAGTTGCCGTCAGTCTATATGTAGGAGAGCAGTCAGCTTCTGCTGCTTCTTTTAGTGCAGAATATCCTTCTAGTAATTCAACAGTAATTGCAAGTTTAGGAGAAATTACGCCTGGTGAATTTGGATATTTTTGGTCTGTACAAAGAGGTGATAGTATTACAGAAACTTTTTCCGGGACTGGATTAAATTCTGTTGATAGTCTCGATCTAAATTTCAATATAAGCCAGAATTTTCTAGCACTTGATACATCAGTGTTATGGGATGTTCTTGTAAATGGCATTGATATTGGGGATTGGTCATGGAGTGATGCTGATGGGATAGGAAATTTTTCTCAATCATATATATTTCCTGAAATTATTGGGGGTGGCAATTACACTATTAGTATGAATGTTTTAAACGAAGTTCCCCGGGGTTTTGGATCAATAGCGATTCAAACCGGAACTGCTACCTTTTCTACAAAAGCAGTACCGGAGCCTAATTACATGTTAGGTTTAGTGCTAACTCTTGGGATGTTTGGAGTTACTTCATCTCTAAAACGTAAAGGCTATCTTAATTAA
- a CDS encoding DUF433 domain-containing protein has protein sequence MSTNNLLSRISIDPNICFGKPCIRGHRIWVSLILDYLANGTTIEEILEAYPSIERQDVLACIAYGAEMARDVFVEIPLTEKK, from the coding sequence ATGAGTACAAATAATTTGCTTTCCCGAATTTCTATAGATCCAAATATCTGCTTTGGTAAACCTTGTATTCGCGGACATCGGATTTGGGTGTCGCTAATTCTGGATTATTTAGCTAATGGAACGACTATTGAAGAAATTTTAGAAGCATATCCTAGTATAGAAAGACAGGATGTACTTGCTTGTATTGCTTATGGCGCTGAAATGGCGCGAGATGTATTTGTAGAAATTCCTTTAACTGAAAAAAAGTAA
- a CDS encoding glycosyltransferase family 4 protein has protein sequence MRIAQVAPLLERVPPPAYGGIELVVGLLTDELVRRGHEVTLFASGDSISLAKLMSVHPHALRLDRTIKDYGVYEMLELASVYQRAGEFDIIHSHMGYAALPYANLVATPTVHTLHGIFTPDNEKMFTFGKKQPYISISDSQREPRLGLNYVATVYNGIDVNNYEFHAQPENPPYLAFLGRISPEKGVHLAIEIAKQSGWCLKIAGKVDVVDVEYFETEIKPQIDGEQIQYLGEANHTEKNALMGGAVATLFPITWREPFGLVMVESMASGTPVIAMKLGSTQEVISHGRTGFLCNNIQECISAIDRVTELDRYACRQHVENHFSIEQMVDSYEAVYQQVTGEKFSHNGYFRSLLSLGNERV, from the coding sequence ATGCGAATTGCTCAAGTAGCCCCATTATTGGAGAGAGTACCCCCTCCAGCTTATGGTGGTATAGAGTTAGTAGTAGGGTTACTCACCGATGAATTAGTGCGACGCGGACATGAAGTAACGTTATTTGCATCGGGAGATTCTATTAGTTTGGCAAAACTAATGTCAGTTCATCCCCATGCCTTAAGACTCGATCGCACTATCAAAGATTACGGCGTTTACGAAATGCTCGAACTAGCTTCAGTGTATCAACGAGCAGGTGAGTTTGATATTATTCATTCTCATATGGGGTATGCGGCATTACCCTACGCGAATCTAGTCGCAACTCCCACGGTTCATACGTTGCATGGTATTTTTACGCCTGACAACGAAAAGATGTTTACTTTTGGTAAAAAACAACCATATATCAGCATTTCGGATTCACAACGAGAACCAAGGTTAGGGCTGAACTATGTAGCAACTGTTTATAACGGAATTGATGTCAACAATTATGAATTTCACGCCCAACCAGAAAATCCGCCTTACCTAGCCTTTTTAGGTCGAATATCGCCAGAGAAGGGAGTACACTTAGCCATAGAAATTGCCAAACAAAGTGGTTGGTGTTTGAAAATTGCAGGTAAGGTCGATGTTGTTGATGTGGAATATTTTGAAACAGAAATAAAACCACAGATTGACGGCGAACAAATTCAGTATTTAGGTGAAGCAAACCATACTGAAAAAAATGCCCTGATGGGAGGTGCAGTCGCAACTCTATTTCCCATCACTTGGCGAGAACCGTTTGGGTTAGTAATGGTTGAGTCAATGGCTTCGGGTACGCCTGTGATTGCCATGAAATTAGGGTCTACCCAAGAGGTTATTTCCCACGGTAGAACGGGTTTCCTTTGCAATAACATTCAAGAGTGTATCAGTGCTATTGATCGAGTAACAGAGTTAGACCGTTATGCTTGTCGCCAACATGTAGAAAACCATTTTAGTATTGAACAAATGGTTGATAGCTATGAAGCAGTTTATCAACAAGTCACTGGAGAAAAATTTTCTCACAATGGGTATTTCCGCAGTTTGCTTAGTTTAGGAAACGAACGGGTTTAA
- a CDS encoding NF041680 family putative transposase: protein MAMPKFNNNQLIAQFQDFRQKIYNCFSSCSDACMDLLDALAGNTGANSIAELSLSPLFPRSYNSIYKAIQKSFNTNIQEKNNEEEEQEEQEKPNNLIRVVSELIKQPQQRPFYLFALDTTPHPRPYARTLAERGYIYQPNTIKGNKPINIGHSYSILSILPEKETGNAAPWSIPISGERVSLDKTGVDVGSEQISSVMSDSSLPWQEKLCVLVADSAYSQRSFLFDQSKHKNVVVIARVRSNRIFYQSPPVDESKKKRGCPKKYGERFNLADVETWHSPDETTQIQQTTCKGRLLNITILAWHQMLMRGTKHQKMYCHPFTLLRIHVTDDTNQSLWKPMWLIVIGEQRGEISPTVANHCYRQRFDIEHMLRFSKQRLLMTQFQTPDVLHEENWIHLVILAYVQLWAARELATHLPRPWERYLEQNNDKIATPSVVQRDFQRIISEIGTPARSPKTRGNSIGRVQGQVQTQRTKHPVVKKKSKSTLAKVKAA from the coding sequence ATGGCTATGCCAAAATTTAATAACAATCAATTAATAGCGCAATTTCAAGATTTTAGACAAAAAATTTACAACTGTTTTTCTTCATGTAGCGACGCCTGTATGGATTTGTTGGATGCGCTTGCGGGTAATACGGGAGCCAATTCAATTGCGGAGTTATCTTTAAGTCCTTTGTTTCCCAGAAGCTATAATTCTATTTATAAAGCAATTCAAAAATCATTTAATACAAATATTCAGGAGAAGAACAATGAAGAAGAAGAACAAGAAGAACAAGAAAAACCCAATAACTTAATTAGGGTGGTATCTGAGTTAATTAAGCAACCACAACAACGCCCTTTTTACTTATTCGCTCTTGATACAACACCGCATCCGCGTCCTTACGCGAGGACTTTAGCTGAACGTGGGTATATTTACCAGCCAAATACTATCAAGGGTAACAAACCGATTAATATTGGTCATTCTTATTCGATACTTTCTATCTTACCAGAGAAAGAAACTGGGAATGCCGCCCCTTGGTCAATACCAATATCAGGAGAAAGGGTATCACTTGATAAAACTGGTGTTGATGTGGGTAGTGAACAAATTTCCTCAGTAATGTCTGATTCATCACTGCCCTGGCAGGAAAAATTGTGCGTCTTAGTAGCAGATAGCGCCTATAGTCAGCGTTCATTTCTGTTTGACCAATCCAAACACAAAAATGTGGTAGTGATAGCCAGAGTTCGTAGTAATCGAATTTTCTACCAATCTCCACCCGTTGATGAGTCAAAGAAAAAACGTGGTTGTCCAAAAAAATACGGTGAACGGTTTAATTTAGCTGATGTTGAAACTTGGCACTCTCCCGACGAGACAACACAAATTCAGCAGACAACCTGTAAGGGTCGTCTTTTAAACATCACCATACTCGCTTGGCATCAAATGTTGATGAGGGGAACCAAGCACCAAAAAATGTATTGTCATCCTTTTACTCTGCTCAGAATTCATGTGACTGATGATACTAATCAATCTCTCTGGAAACCAATGTGGTTAATTGTCATAGGTGAGCAACGTGGAGAAATCTCACCTACGGTTGCAAACCATTGCTATAGACAAAGGTTTGATATTGAACACATGCTGCGATTTAGCAAGCAGCGTTTGTTGATGACGCAGTTTCAAACTCCAGATGTTTTGCATGAGGAAAATTGGATACATTTAGTAATCCTAGCTTACGTACAGTTGTGGGCGGCAAGGGAGTTAGCAACACACTTACCCAGGCCATGGGAGCGTTATTTAGAACAAAACAATGATAAAATTGCCACTCCAAGTGTAGTGCAACGCGATTTTCAGAGAATTATTTCAGAGATTGGTACACCCGCTCGTTCTCCCAAAACCAGAGGAAATTCCATCGGTCGAGTTCAAGGTCAAGTTCAAACACAACGAACTAAGCATCCTGTTGTCAAGAAGAAGTCAAAATCAACACTCGCTAAAGTCAAAGCCGCATAA